A segment of the Sporichthyaceae bacterium genome:
GAACATGCCGAACATCAGCGTCCCGATGTAGCCGCCACGGACGGCGGTCAGCGCCTTGTCGGCGATGTTCGGGTCATCCGTACTGGACAGGGCCATGGGGCGGATCTCGTCGAGCATCGAGGTCCCGCTGACCAGTTCGAGCTCCGGCAGCGCCAACTGCCCGTCCTCGGCGAAGTGCTCGGCGACCTGGGTCGACAGCCAGCGGGCCCGCTCATGGGTCCAGACGAAGTTCGCCGAGGTGGCCGCGGCAACCCGTTCCTCCACCCACGGGGCGAACTCGACCCAGACGACGGCCGGGTCGCCGAAGGAGTCGATCTCCTCCTCCGCGGCGCGGGTGATCTCGCGCAGCCGGTCGCGCAGGTCGTAGTCGATGTCGGAGGACAGATCGGCGGCGCCGTCGGCCAATGTCTGCTGCCAACGCGCGGACCGGTCGCGCAGCGCGGTGATCCGGGACTTGGCCTCGGCCAGCCCGCGGATGATCGCGTCGACCGTCTCCGGGTTCTCTGCGACGCCGAGCTCGGACGAACACGCCGACGAGAGTTGCTCAGTGACCCGCAGAACCGTGTTCGCCGCGGCCCGACGGGTCAGCAGGTCGGCGTGCTGGACGATCTGGGTCAGCAGCGTGGCCAGGACCGGGAAGCCCGACTCGACGTTGAGCTCGTTGTCGTTGCGCTCCAACGCGTGCCAGCGCAGCGTCGAGGACACCGGGATCACCTGGGCGGTGACGCCCGCCGCGGCCAGGTGCTCGGCATTGAGCGCGTAGATCTTCCGCCACTCCGGGTACAGGTCGATCTTGGTCAGCACGCACGTCAGGTTCGGGCACAGCTTCACCGCGTGCTTGCAGAACTCGAGCTCGGCGCCGGTGTACTCCTGCGCGGCGTCGGAGACCAGCAGGACGGCGTCGGCGCCGGGCAGCGCGGCCAACGTCGTGGTGGCGCGCACCGAACCGAGGCCGCCGACCCCGGGGGTGTCGACGAGCTCGAGCCCGCCCTCCAACAACGTCGCGGGCAGCGAGACCTCGACGTGGGACAGGCCCGCCCGGTTGCCGGGGTTGCCGGTCTCGCTGACGTGCCCGGCCAGGTCGTCGACCGCGATCGGGGTGCGCTCGTACTCCGGCTCGGCAGGATCCGGGCCGTCACCGGCCCGCGGCTTCTCCTTCACCAGCGCCGCCGAGGGCTGCTCGCCCCAGGACACCGAGGTCGGCACCGAAGTGGCGATGTCGTCGTCGACCGGGCAGATCCGGGCCCGCACCAACGCGTTGACCAGTTGGCTCTTGCCCTGCTTGAACTCGCCGATCACCAGGACCCGCACGCGGTCGTCGGCCAGTCCCACCGCCGCCCTGCGCAGGCGGGTCGCCAAGTCCTTCCGGCCGCAGGCCACGGCCAGTTCCAGCGCCGCCTCGACGGTGCCGACCACTGCCTCCGCTGCCGCCATCCGCCCCACCTGCCCTGCGCCGGAATCCCCAACCCATCCCGGAAAGAGGGATGGCCCCGTCCTGGGGTGCGTTGCCCAGGACGGGGCCGATCCTTTCACCTCGGTCGGTCGCGTGGGGCTAACCACGCGACTCGCGGGCAGGCGGACGAGCCGAGGTGTTCCTTACCCCCTGCTTCCCCTCCCACGTGGTCCCCCCACTGGGTTGGTCGAACTGCAGGGTCGTGCGGCGAGCTCGGATTTCTGGCTTGCCCCTGCTCCCCCCACCGTCCCCCCGGACGGTGAAGCAGGATCTCGAGGCGAGCTCGCTGTCGGACTACTAGGCCAGTACGTGAATCTCGTGGCCGATGTCGTGGATGTCGTGCACGTCCGTGTTGTGCAGCAGGTCGTCCAGGCTGCCCTGACCCAGGTGGTTCAGGCTGTGGTTCAGGTCGCCGTTGAGGTCGTGGTTCAGGACGTGGTTGAGGCTGTTGTTCAGGTCGCCGGACAGGACCGGGCTGCGGTTCAGGTCGCCGGACAGGATCGGGTCGTTGGACAGGATCGGGTCGTCGGACAGCGGCGACAGGATCGGGCTGTGGTCCACGGCGTGGTTCAGGCTGTGGTCGAGGCTGCCGTCGAGTACGTCGCCGGTGTTGACCAGACCGGAGAGCAGATTCACGTCACCGACGGAGACCGTGTGGTCGAGGCCGGCCAGGCTGCCGGTGTGGTCGATGTCGCCGTTCGCCATTCCCTGTCCCATGACCGGGCCATTCTTGTCGACGTGGACGTCGTGGCCGGCGCTGCCGTTACCACTGACGGTGGTGTGATCGGCGTGCGTGTCCCGACCCGAGGCTCCGTTGCCGCTCACCGTCGTGTCGGTGTGGTCCACCGTGTTGGTGTGGTTGGCCGTGATGTTGCGGCCGGCCGCACCGTTGCCGCTGACGGTCTGGTCGTGCTGGTGGCTGTCCGAGCTCGTGGTCGCGCTGCGGGTGGACGTCTGGCTGAAGTCGTTGCCGTCGCCGAGCAGGTTGCCGCGGCCGCCCATCTCGAGCTGGTCGTGGGCCACGTGGGAGTGGTGCAGGTCGCCGCCGGTGCCACCGTCGGTGGTCGGGCCGACGCCGTACTCGTGCCACGCGTGCTCGTGCTCGTCGTGCGAGTCGTTGATGTGGGCGTACCGGTCGTGCCGGTCGTCGTGGATGCGCTGCTCGCTGACGCGGTGGTTCACGTGGTTGACGCGGTCGGCGTGGTGGTGGTCGTCGTTGCCGTCGCCGCGGACGTGGTCGGCGCGCAGGCTCGAGGTGTGCGCGACCGGGATGACGTTGTCGGCCTTGTGGCTCGGCGCGAAGGCGTAGTTGTCGACGAGGTGCTTGACGTGGTCGTGCCCGGCCTCGCCGCGCACCGCCGCCTTGTTGTCGTCGAGCTGGTGCACGTTCGGGTTGTCGAGCAGGAACGCACGAGCGTCGCGGACGTCCTGGCCACAGACGGAGCCGAGGCCGGCCGAAGTCATCGCGCCCTGCGGGTCGGCCTGGAAGTGCTCGCGGGCCTCCGGGTTCTGCAGCAGATGCATGATCCAGTCGAGGAGAGAGGTGGCCATCTTTGTCGCCGTCCTTCGGTCGTGATCGGTGTCTTCGTCTTCAGGACGGTTCGGTTGTTCGCCCCGTCATGCCGAGAAAGCTGCCAGTGCGGACACATGCCCCGAATCGGGGAAAATCCCGCGAGCCCCGCATGATCATTAGGGGGTCCGAGGGCTCTGACCACATCAACCCCACTGGTATCAAATGAAACACAAGTAACGAAGGCCCCATAAATTGCCTTACGTCCCAGTTTGTCAAGCCCCAGCAAACCCGCAGGTCAGCGGGTCGGTCCCACCCTCCGGAACGCCCCACCAGGACGGCAAAGCGGGCCCGTGGTCAAGGAACCTTTCCAACCCCCGGGGCGCGCGGACAGCCCCTACTCGGGTCATATGAACCCGGGCGCAAGGCGGGCAAACAGCGGGAGGGGCAACCCGAAATGGGTACCGGAAGCAATAGCACCGGGGGCTACGCACTCGGGATCGATCTGGGGACGACGTTCACGGCGGCGGCCGTGGCCACCCCCGGGCAGTTGGCGGTCGCCGTGCCGCTGGGCAGTCGGGCGGACACGATGCCTTCGGTGCTGCACCTGAGCAGCGGTTCGGGGTTCCTGGTCGGCGATGCGGCCGAACGCCGCGCGCTGGTCGACCCGGACCACGTGGTCCGTCGATTCAAGCGGCGCATCGGCGACGAGACCCCGTTGCTCATCGGCGCCGACGCCTACCACGCGCACACGCTGGCAGCGAAGCTGATTGCCTGGGTCAACGCGCATGTGACGCAGCGTCAGGGCCGCGAGCCGAACGAGATCGCGGTGACGCATCCGGCCTCCTGGGGCCCGCACAAGCGCGAACTGCTGGCCCGCGCGCTGGCCGAGGTGGGCCTGAGCCGGGCGCGGCTGATCAGCGAGCCGGCCGCGGCCGCGTATGCCTACGCCCACTCCGGACGGCTGACCGCCGCCGGCGCCCTGGCCGTCTACGACCTCGGTGGGGGCACGTTCGACGCCTGCGTGATGCGGGCCGGCGCGGACGGGCAGTTCGCCGTCGTCGGTATCCCGAGCGGGCTGCCGAATCTGGGCGGCATCGACTTCGACGACGCAGTGCTCGACCACGTCCTGGACGGGCTGGGCGCCGCGAAGACTGCGCTGGACCCGGCGGACCCGATGGTCGTCACCGCGCTGGCCCGGCTGCGCCGGGAGTGCGTCGATGCGAAAGAGGCGCTGAGCACGGACACCACCGCGACGATCCCGGTGCTGCTGGGCGAACTGGCCACCAGTGTGCGGATCACCCGCGCGGAGTTCGAGGAGCTGATCGCCCCCGGTGTGGCGTCCAGCATCGACGCGTTGGAGAGCGCGTTGGACTCCGCCGACCTGGAACCCGGCGAACTCAAGCGGCTGCTGCTGACCGGCGGCTCGTCGCGCATCCCGCTGGTGGTGCAGTCCCTGTCGGCCCGGCTCGGGCCCGGCGTGCAGCTCGACCGTGGGCTGGACCCGAAGCTGGCGGTCGCGATGGGTGCGGCGTTGTCGGCGCTGCGTTCGGTCCCGGCGCCCGCGTCGAGCGTGCCGGCCGCCCGGACCGCCGCGGAGGCCACCGAGTCGATGGACGAGAACGAGGAGACGGGCACGGCGGGCCGGCCGGAGGCCGACGCTCCGCCGCGGCCGGACGCGACGGTCCCGGCCTCCCCCGTGCTGGTCGTGGACCCGCCCCGGCAGCGCAGGCACCGGGCCTTGTTCCTGCTGGCCACGGCAACCATGGCGATGGTCGCCGGCACCTTCGGCCAGCACTACCTGCAGACCCCGCACCGGTCGGCGGCCTCGCCGGTACAGGCGCACCCGGCGGCCCCGGCACCTGCCGCGGCACCCGCCGCCCCGACACCCGCCGCACCCGCGGTTCCGGCCCAGCCGGCCGCGCCGACGGCGGCTCCGGCCAACCCACCGGCGATCACCGTCGCAGTACCGACGCAGGCTCGGGCGCCGGAGCGGTCGACCGGGCGGAACGCCGCGACAGCCGTCGGCCCGCGCCGGGTCGTCGTGATCCCGGGCCCGGGCCGGCCGGCCCGACCGCAGGGGGTCGTTCAGCGACCGGCGTACCCCGTGGTGGATCCGCGCCCGGACTCGGGCTGGACCTCCTGGTCGCCCGCGGCTCCGGCGCCGGCCGCGGTAGCGCCGGCCCCCGCCCAGCAGCACACCCAGCCGGTCGCACCGGCCGCACCGGCGCCTGCACCAGCTGCCCCGGCGCCCGCGCCGGACAGCACGGACTCCGGCTCCACGGAGTTCCGCTCCTCCCCGAACGGTTCCGGTTCCTCACCGAACGCCTCAGTGCGTCCCTGAGACGTCTCGGCCGGAACGGCCGAATGGCCCGCTCCTCCCGGAGCGGGCCATTCGGTTTCCTGGGGGGTTCCCTCGCGGGCTCGTCAGAAAGCGTGGATGAGGTGGTTCACCGAGTCCGTGACGTGAGCGGCGGTGTCCGCCGTCGCGGTGGTGTCGGCCCCGTGGAGCGAGTTGGCCACGTTGTCCGCCGCGTGGGTGTCGATCGGCGCGGTCACGAGGTGCGACAGGTCGGTCGTCAGCCCGGAGACGTCACCGGTGGTCACCGCGTGCACGGCGTCGACCGCCGTGGTGACCGGCGTGGAGACGCCGACCGGAGCGAGGGCGGTCACCGGGGCCACCGTGTGCACCGTGTCGGCCGCGGTCGTGACCGGAGCGGTGAGGGTTGCCAGCGGGCTGTTCTGCGAGTGCAGGACATCCAGCAGCGGTGAGGTGGTGGCGCCGACGTTCGAGACGACGCCGGGGGCGACGCTCGCGATCGGGCTCACCGTCGGGTTGGTCACCGTCGAGGTGATGCCGTCGAGTACGGCCGGGGCCACCGCGGTGGTGACCACGTGGTCCACGCTCGGCGAGACGTTGCTCAGGGCGCTGGTCGGCGCGGACAGGACCGTCGACGGGTCCACCGCGCTGGTGACCGGTGCCAGGACCCCGGTGTGCGGGTCCACGACGGTGGTCGCGCCGTTGAGGAGGTTGCTCACACCGGCGGTGGTCGTCGGGCTGGCGGCGCCGGTGGCGACCGGACCGGTCAGCACCGAGGTGACCGCGGTGATGGGCGCGGTCAGCGCGTTGATCGGTGCCAGGGCCGTGATCGGAGCCAGCGCCGTGACCGGAGCCAGCGCCGTGACCGGGGCCAGCGCGGTGACCGGAGAGGTCAGCGCGTTGATCGGAGCCAGGGCAGTCACCGGAGCCAGGGCCGTGATCGGCGACGTGAGCGCGCTGATCGGGCCGGTGGTGACCGGAACGCCTGCGGTCAGGCCGTCGGCGATCGGAGCCAAGGCGTTGATCGGGGCCAGGGCCGTGATCGGCGCGGTCAGCGCAGTGATCGGCGCGATGGCCGTGAGCCCGTCCGCGATGCCCGCAATCGGGGCCAGGGCGGTGATCGGCGCGAGAGCGGTGACCGGAGCGGTCAGCGCGTTCACACCGATCGGGGCTGTGAGACCGTCCGCGATGCCCGCGATCGGGGCCAGGGCCGTGAGGCCGTCGGCCACGCCACCGACCGGCGCGATCGCCGTCAGCCCGTCAGCGATGCCGGCGATCGGGGCCAGCGCCGTGATCGGTCCCGCGACCCCGGTGATGCCGGAGAGGGCGCCGATCGGGGCGGTCGCCGTCAGCCCGTCCGCGATGCCCGCGATCGGCGCCAGCGCGGTGACGCCGTCTAGGGCGTTCACCGGAGCCAGCGCCGTGACCGGAGCGGTCAGCGCGCTGATCGGGGCCACGGCCGTGAGGCCGTCGGCGATCGGAACCAGGGCGGTCAGCCCGTCGGCGACCGGAGCGATCGCGGTCAGGCCGTTGGCGATGCCGCCGGCGCCGACGACCGGGTCGAGCACCGAGAGACCGATCGGCGCGGTGGCCACGATCGGGTTGAGCAGGTTCTCGGCGACGTCACCGACGTAGCCGACCTCTTCGCCGTTGCCGCCGAGGATCCCGGTGCCGGAGTTGAGGATCCCGCCGAGGCTGTCGGCGACGCTGCCCTGGTTGCTCAGGATGCCGGTGGTCGAGTCGAGGATGCCGTTCTGGTTGTTCAGGATCCCGCCGAGGCCGTCGGCGATGCCGCCCTGGCCGCTCAGGATGCCGGTGGCGGAGTCGAGCACGCCGTCGTGGAGCAGGCCGTTGGGGTTCAGCACGTCGGTGATCGGAGCGATCACGGTCGGGCTCAGGATGCCGCCGCCCAGTACGTCGTCGCCGTTGACCAGGCCGGACAGAACCGAGCTTCCGTCCAGGATCGGGAGGCCGTTGAGGATCGGGCTGCCGTTGAGGATCGGGCTGCCGTCGAGGATGCCGCCGAGACCGTTCAGCACGCCGCCCTGCAGCGCGTTGTTCAGGGTCCCGTCGAGGGTGCCGTTCGCGACCGCGCCCAGGATGCCGTTGGCGGAGCCGTTCAGCAGGCCGTTGGCCGAGCCGTTCAGCAGGCCGTCGCCGATGCCGGACAGGATGCTGCCGTTGCCGGACAGGATCCCGTTGCCGATGCCGTTGAGCAGGGTCGGGTCGAGCAGCCCGCCGTTGATCACGCCACCGTTGAGCACGCCACCGGAGATCAGGCCGCCGTGGCTGAGGATGTCGCCGTTGATCAGCTGGTTGCCGATGCCGGTGTTCTGGGTGTCGTGGTCACCGTTGATGGTGTTGTCGCCGTTGCCCTGCACGTTCCCGTTGCCGACCTGGTTGCCGTCGCCGGCGATGTTGCCGTTGCCGACCTGGTCGTGGTCGCCGGTGGTGACCACGTTGCCGTTGCCGTTGACGGTCGCGTTCCGGTCCGTGTTGTTGTGGCTGTTGTTTCCGTTGTCGCTGTGATTCCCGTTATCGCTGTTCGTCGTCGTGTTGTTGCTGTTCGTCGTGTTGTTGCTGTTCGTCGTGTTGTTGCTGTTCGTCGTGGTCGTCGTCGTGTTGTTCGTCGTGTTGTTCGTCGTGTTGTTCGTGACCGTGTTCGTGGTCTCGTTGTGGGTGATGTTGGTGGTCTCGGTCCACCGGTAGTCCCGCAGGATGTGGTGGATCTTGCCGATGCCGTCGTGGTCGTGCTCGCCGTCCCAGCCCGAGTCCCAGCCCGCGCCGCCCGACTCGCCGCCGTGCCCCTCGCCGTTCGAGGCGATGCACGCGTGGTCGACGAGCGTGCGGCGGACCTCGTCGAGCTGGTCCCCGCAGTTGGTGTCGAAGCCGGCCGACGTCAGAGTCGCGACCGGGTCCTGGTTGAACGCCGCGCGGGCGTGGTCGTCACGCAGCAGGTTCAGGATCCAGTCGAGCATCGAGTGGTTCGCCATCTGATCTCCCCATCGGCAAGCACAGGCGGATCCTGCGCGTTCACCCTCCTCCGAACGGAGGAGTCCCGCCCTTCACGCTAGGTCTGGAGGGGAAATGGAAATCGGGGGTATTCCCCGTCGACTGCCCTGGGGATAAGCACGTCGGAATACGGGGCAGCGAACTATGTCCGCCGCCGTTAGGGGTTTCCGGCATGTCATGTCTGCGTTGCCGCAATGGACCGGCAAATCCCGCGGCTCGAATCACCGGCCGCTGCGCTGGTCTCAACAGCGGGTGAATTGCTCAACCGGTGGCGTATCCGGCACCGGGGGCCAATGCGGAACCGCCGGCGGGCACCAGGGCGGCAACCGTCGCCTGGAGTGCTTCGGCAGCCAGCCGCGCCGAGTTGAGGTGATCGGCAACCGAACCACGAATCGGGTCCGGGACGGAGTAGTCCTCCGCGGACAACGCTGGGGTCATTCCGCGTGCACCGCGCGCCGCCGGGACCAGTGCCAGCGCCCGAGCCACCGGGTCGACCGGCAGACCGGACAGGTCGACCGATCCGACCAGACCAGCGAATTCCCGGACGGTGAAGACATTCGCCAACGATTTCGGACGGATCCGCAAGGCATCGGCACGATGCGCCGTGGTCGCGGTCAGCACCAGATCGGCGGTCGCAAGATCGAGGGCGGTCAACTGCCGAGCCCGGAAATCCTGCGCGGCCGCCCCGGCCAACCCCCACGGTTCCAGGGCTCTCCGACTGGCCGGATGCATCGGCGCCCCGACCACCGCACCGACCCCGGCGCTGGTGACCTCGAACTCCTGCGCCGCGGCACCAAGGTGCACGTCGAGCAGGTGCCGGGTCAGAACCTGCGCAAACGGTGATCTGCAGATGTTTCCGGTGCAGACGAACAGAACTCGAAATTTCCGACCCGCGGCATTCTCAGGCATTTGCGTTCCCCTCCAAGATCACGTTATCCCGTTGAGCCAGGGGGATCGAGCTGGCAGGCCCGAGCGGCTGCCTCGATTTCTGACGTGCCGGAACGTTCAGTTGATCACGCCAATCGGCATGACGAAGAGGTGTGTCCTGCACATTTTCCGGGCCGACCCGAATCCCTACGATTCACGGCGGGGAGAGGCGTCCAAGCGTTTCGGGCGCCACAGCTGGGGAGGAAATCGGCATGAAGCTCAAAACAGGCGTGGTGGCCTGCGGCGCCGCGTTGGGGCTGACCAGCGTCGTAGCGCTCGGCACGGGGACCGCGTTCGCCGCGCCCTACGTCCACAACCCGACGCTGGTCGTCAGCAACCCGAACCCGTTCGCCGGTGAGAACGACGGAGTGCGCGGCTTCGGTTACGTGCCGAACGAGATCGTGTCCATCGACGGCCACTCGGTCCCGGTGCACTTCGCCAACGTCCCCGACGGCCCGACCGGGAGGTTCACCCTCCAGATCACCATCCCCGAAGACTGGTGCGGCCAACGGCACACGATCACCGGCACCGGCACCACCGGCGACTCCGCCTCTGCCGAACTGTTCGTCCGGGGCTGCGGCGGGGGAGGGGGAGGGGGCGGCGGCGGCGACCACCATCAC
Coding sequences within it:
- a CDS encoding Hsp70 family protein encodes the protein MGTGSNSTGGYALGIDLGTTFTAAAVATPGQLAVAVPLGSRADTMPSVLHLSSGSGFLVGDAAERRALVDPDHVVRRFKRRIGDETPLLIGADAYHAHTLAAKLIAWVNAHVTQRQGREPNEIAVTHPASWGPHKRELLARALAEVGLSRARLISEPAAAAYAYAHSGRLTAAGALAVYDLGGGTFDACVMRAGADGQFAVVGIPSGLPNLGGIDFDDAVLDHVLDGLGAAKTALDPADPMVVTALARLRRECVDAKEALSTDTTATIPVLLGELATSVRITRAEFEELIAPGVASSIDALESALDSADLEPGELKRLLLTGGSSRIPLVVQSLSARLGPGVQLDRGLDPKLAVAMGAALSALRSVPAPASSVPAARTAAEATESMDENEETGTAGRPEADAPPRPDATVPASPVLVVDPPRQRRHRALFLLATATMAMVAGTFGQHYLQTPHRSAASPVQAHPAAPAPAAAPAAPTPAAPAVPAQPAAPTAAPANPPAITVAVPTQARAPERSTGRNAATAVGPRRVVVIPGPGRPARPQGVVQRPAYPVVDPRPDSGWTSWSPAAPAPAAVAPAPAQQHTQPVAPAAPAPAPAAPAPAPDSTDSGSTEFRSSPNGSGSSPNASVRP
- a CDS encoding LPXTG cell wall anchor domain-containing protein: MKLKTGVVACGAALGLTSVVALGTGTAFAAPYVHNPTLVVSNPNPFAGENDGVRGFGYVPNEIVSIDGHSVPVHFANVPDGPTGRFTLQITIPEDWCGQRHTITGTGTTGDSASAELFVRGCGGGGGGGGGGDHHHHHHRFHHEHGGFGGGGYCDDSGPTDDPAYDDAYSDDATDSCYEPGDPGYDDDGPLPSTGAKVAGIGGAGAALIAGGVLLTVRRRRRTVSD
- a CDS encoding IniB N-terminal domain-containing protein → MATSLLDWIMHLLQNPEAREHFQADPQGAMTSAGLGSVCGQDVRDARAFLLDNPNVHQLDDNKAAVRGEAGHDHVKHLVDNYAFAPSHKADNVIPVAHTSSLRADHVRGDGNDDHHHADRVNHVNHRVSEQRIHDDRHDRYAHINDSHDEHEHAWHEYGVGPTTDGGTGGDLHHSHVAHDQLEMGGRGNLLGDGNDFSQTSTRSATTSSDSHQHDQTVSGNGAAGRNITANHTNTVDHTDTTVSGNGASGRDTHADHTTVSGNGSAGHDVHVDKNGPVMGQGMANGDIDHTGSLAGLDHTVSVGDVNLLSGLVNTGDVLDGSLDHSLNHAVDHSPILSPLSDDPILSNDPILSGDLNRSPVLSGDLNNSLNHVLNHDLNGDLNHSLNHLGQGSLDDLLHNTDVHDIHDIGHEIHVLA
- a CDS encoding dynamin family protein, producing MAAAEAVVGTVEAALELAVACGRKDLATRLRRAAVGLADDRVRVLVIGEFKQGKSQLVNALVRARICPVDDDIATSVPTSVSWGEQPSAALVKEKPRAGDGPDPAEPEYERTPIAVDDLAGHVSETGNPGNRAGLSHVEVSLPATLLEGGLELVDTPGVGGLGSVRATTTLAALPGADAVLLVSDAAQEYTGAELEFCKHAVKLCPNLTCVLTKIDLYPEWRKIYALNAEHLAAAGVTAQVIPVSSTLRWHALERNDNELNVESGFPVLATLLTQIVQHADLLTRRAAANTVLRVTEQLSSACSSELGVAENPETVDAIIRGLAEAKSRITALRDRSARWQQTLADGAADLSSDIDYDLRDRLREITRAAEEEIDSFGDPAVVWVEFAPWVEERVAAATSANFVWTHERARWLSTQVAEHFAEDGQLALPELELVSGTSMLDEIRPMALSSTDDPNIADKALTAVRGGYIGTLMFGMFSTVAGLAMLNPFSVGAGMLLGGRTLRDERKRLLTKRQAEAKVAVRRYTDDVIFHVGKDSRDLLRRLQRQLRDHFTDVAAELETSLAESMRTAETAARADAAQRDQRVSELRALLTRIATVERSAASLVSAPPAVPAGSDRG